One segment of Taeniopygia guttata chromosome 17, bTaeGut7.mat, whole genome shotgun sequence DNA contains the following:
- the HDHD3 gene encoding haloacid dehalogenase-like hydrolase domain-containing protein 3: MLRLRLLTWDVKDTLLRLRQPVGQSYAAEARAQGLQVQPEALGRSFREVYRAQSRRFPNYGHGQGLSSRQWWLDVVKQSFRLSGVQDEAALTKLAEKLYRDYCSPNNWEVLPGAAETLSRCRQLGFRMGVVSNFDSRLEAILSQCNLRHHFQFVLTSEAAGFAKPDGRIFQQALRLGGARPEQAAHIGDDYSRDYRAARAAGMHSFLLRPAGHGEPPEVPPEHVLPTLSHLLARIEKE; this comes from the coding sequence ATGCTCAGGCTGCGCCTGCTGACGTGGGACGTGAAGGACACGCTGCTGCGGCTGCGGCAGCCCGTGGGCCAGAGCTACGCGGCCGAGGCCCgggcccaggggctgcaggtgcagccCGAGGCGCTGGGGCGCTCCTTCCGGGAGGTGTACCGAGCCCAGAGCCGGCGCTTCCCCAACTACGGCCACGGGCAGGGACTCAGCTCCCGCCAGTGGTGGCTGGATGTCGTCAAGCAGAGCTTCAGGCTCTCGGGCGTGCAGGACGAGGCAGCCCTGACGAAGCTGGCAGAAAAGCTCTACCGCGACTACTGCAGCCCCAACAACTGGGAGGTGCTGCCGGGAGCCGCCGAGACCCTGAGCCGGTGCCGCCAGCTCGGCTTCCGCATGGGAGTCGTGTCCAACTTCGACAGCCGTCTGGAAGCCATCCTCTCGCAGTGCAACCTGCGGCACCACTTCCAGTTCGTGCTCACCTCCGAGGCCGCGGGCTTCGCCAAGCCGGACGGCAGGATCTTCCAGCAGGCGCTGCGGCtcggcggggcccggcccgagcAGGCGGCTCACATCGGCGATGACTACAGCCGGGATTACCGGGCAGCCCGGGCCGCGGGCATGCACAGCTTCCTGCTGCGGCCGGCCGGGCACGGCGAGCCGCCGGAGGTGCCCCCCGAGCACGTCCTGCCCACGCTCAGTCACCTCCTGGCTCGCATCGAGAAGGAGTAG
- the ALAD gene encoding delta-aminolevulinic acid dehydratase produces the protein MQADSVLHSGYFHPVLRSWQCTATTFDASNLIYPIFVTDSPDAVEPIPSLPGQARYGVNKLEGMLRPLVEDGLKCVLIFGVPSKVHKDERGSAADAEGTPAIQAIRKISSTFPELLIACDVCLCPYTSHGHCGILREDGTIQNELSCQRLAEVALAYAKAGCHIVAPSDMMDGRIAAIKQALISNDLGNKVSVMSYSAKFASCFYGPFRDAALSKPAFGDRRCYQLPPGARGLAVRAVDRDVREGADMLMVKPGMPYLDLVRDVKARHPTHPLAVYHVSGEFAMLWHGAQAGAFSLEAAVQEAMTAFRRAGADIIITYFTPQLLRWLREAAGRH, from the exons ATGCAGGCAGACTCCGTTCTCCACAGCGGATACTTCCACCCCGTGCTGCGCTCCTGGCAGTGCACGGCCACCACCTTCGATGCCTCCAACCTCATCTACCCCATCTTTGTCAC TGACAGCCCTGATGCCGTGGAGCCAATTCCCAGCCTTCCTGGACAAGCCAG GTATGGAGTGAACAAGCTGGAGGGGATGCTGCGGCCCCTTGTCGAAGACGGCCTCAAGTGTGTGCTCATCTTTGGGGTGCCCAGCAAGGTCCACAAG GACGAGAGAGGCTCTGCTGCTGATGCCGAGGGCACTCCTGCCATCCAGGCCATCAGGAAGATCAGCTCCaccttcccagagctgctgattGCCTGCGATGTCTGCCTGTGCCCTTACACCTCACATGGGCACTGTG GCATCCTGCGTGAGGATGGCACCATCCAGAACGAGCTCAGCTGCCAGCGGCTGGCAGAGGTGGCGCTGGCTTATGCCAAAGCAG GCTGCCACATCGTGGCCCCCTCGGACATGATGGACGGGCGCATTGCAGCCATAAAGCAGGCGCTGATCTCCAACGATCTGGGCAACAAG GTCTCAGTGATGAGCTACAGCGCCAAGTTTGCTTCCTGCTTCTACGGCCCCTTCAG GGACGCGGCGCTGTCCAAACCTGCCTTTGGGGACCGGCGCTGTTACCAGCTGCCCCCGGGCGCCCGCGGGCTGGCCGTGCGCGCTGTG GACCGGGACGTGCGGGAGGGCGCGGACATGCTGATGGTGAAGCCGGGGATGCCCTACCTGGACCTCGTGAGGGATGTGAAGGCTCGG CACCCCACGCACCCGCTGGCCGTGTACCACGTCTCGGGGGAGTTCGCCATGCTGTGGCACGGGGCGCAGGCCGGCGCCTTCAGCCTGGAGGCGGCGGTGCAGGAGGCGATGACGGCCTTCAGGCGCGCAG GGGCCGACATCATCATCACCTACTTCACACCGCAGCTGCTGCGCTGGCTgcgggaggcggcgggccgGCACTGA